The Streptomyces sp. TLI_105 DNA segment CGACGCGTACGTCTCCGGCGGCACCGGCCCCAACTCCTGGGACTGCTCCGGCCTCGTCCAGGCCGCCTACCGCGCGGCCGGCATCGACCTGCCCCGCATCTCGTACGAGCAGTCGAGCATGGGCACCTCCGTCTCCCTGAGCAACCTGCAGCCGGGCGACATCCTGTACTGGGGCAGCCGCAGCGGCTCGTACCACGTCGCCATCTACGTCGGCGGCGGCCAGTACGTGGGCGCGCAGAACCCGTCCAGCGGCGTGGTCCAGCACTCCATGGACTGGGACACCCCCTCGGGCGCCGTCCGCATCCTCTGATCCACCCCACGGCATGCCGAAGGGCCGTCACTCCTCGGGGGAGCGACGGCCCTTCGGCGTACCGGAGGCTCAGCGGCGCAGCGCCTCGGCCGGTTCGATGCGCGAGGCACGCCATGCCGGATACAGCCCGGCGACAACGCCCGTGACCAGGCCGACGGCCGGGGCCGCGACGACCGTGCCCGTGTGCATCACCGGCGTCCAGTCCCGTACCAGCGCCACCGCGATCACCGTGGACACGCCGAGCGCCGTGCCGACGAGCCCGCCCATCGTGCCCAGAGCGCCCGATTCCGTGAGGAACTGGACGGTGATGTGACGCCCCCGGGCGCCGAGGGCCCGTCTCAGGCCGATCTCACCGGTCCGTTCGAGCACCGCCACGAGGGTGGTGTTGGCGATCCCGACCGCGCCGATCACCAGCGAGACCGCCGCGAGGAGCAGGAAGAGCTGGTCGAGGTCGTCGGTCACGCCCGCGCGCAGGGACTTGGGGTCCGGCGGGGGGACGGACTTCAGATACTCCGGATGGTCCGGGCGCAGCGCGACCGGAGCCTCCCGCGCGATCTGGGCGGCCGCGCCCGTCGCGGTCGTGATCAGCATCTTCGCGTCGCCCTGCTGGGGCGGTCCCCAGAGCTTCTCGGCGGTCGTCCGGGGCACGGTGACCGACATCAGGACGTCGGCCCTGCGCTTCACGTCGTCGATGATCCCGGCGACCGTGAAGGGCTCGTCGCCGATGAACACCGCGGGACGGGTCTCCAGGGTCGTGATCCCGAGCCGGTCCGCCACGGACTTGCCGAGCACCGCGACCGGCTGGCCGGACCCGGACGCGAACTCGTCGTACAGGCGGCCCTGGGCGAGCGTCGGCGCCGCCGCCCGCAGCGCCCCGGGGGACGCCGCGACGACCTCGATCCGCTCGCTGCCCGTGCCGTCGCCGACCGGCGCGGAGCGGACGGCCGTGCCGGGCGCCAAGCGGACGGTCCAGTAGACGCCGGCGTCCTCGACCCCGCCGAGCCGCTCGATCCGGGCGTCCGCGTCGGCCGGGAAGGCGGGGTCGGCGAACTCGTTCTGGTCGCGGGCGACGTCCTCGACGGTCACCTCGGTGGCCGTGAGGAGGTCGAACCGCGAGTCGATCTGCGAGGACGTCGTCGCGGTCAGCCCGAGGATCGCCACGAACGTGCCGACGCCGAGGACGGTGCCGAGCGCGGTGAGGACGGAGCGCCCCGGTCGCTGGAGCATTCCGGCGACGGCCTCCGAGAGGACGTCGCGGGCCGCGAGCCTGGAGGGCTCGACCACCCGGCGCCGCTTCGGGGACTCCTCGTGGGGGCCTTCGCCCTTCGGGGATCGCCTCACGCCCGCCCCTCCCTCGCCGGCTCGCTCAGCGTCCCGTCGCGGATCGTCACCGTGCGCTCGCCGCGCTCCGCCACCTCCGCGTCATGGGTGATCACGACGATCGTCATCCCGGAGGCGTGCAGTTCGCCCAAGAGGTCGAGGACGGCCCCGGCGTTGTCCGAGTCGAGGTTGCCGGTCGGTTCGTCGCACAGCAGCAGCGACGGGCGGCCTGCCAGGGCCCGGGCGATGGCCACCCGCTGGCGCTCGCCGCCGGACAGCCGGCCCGGCAGCGCCTCGGCCCGGTGGCCGAGTCCCACCCGTTCGAGGGCGGTGCGGGCACGGGCGCGGCGCTCGGCGCGGGGCACCGCCGAGTACACCATCGAGAGCGTGACGTTCTCCGTGGCGCTGCGGTGCGGCAGGAGGTGGAAGGACTGGAAGACGAAGCCGATCCGCCGCCCGCGCAGGGCCGTCCGTTCCCCGTCGCGCAGCGCCGCCGTGTCGATGCCGTCCAGGAGGTACGTACCGCCGGTGGGCGCGTCGAGGAGTCCCGCGACGTTCAGGAAGGTCGACTTGCCCGATCCGGACGGGCCGACGACGGTGATGAACTCTCCTTGGTGGACGGTGAGTTCACAGGGCTTGAGGGCGGCGACGGGCGGCGGTCCCGGGTAGGTCAGGCTCACCGCGCGGAACTCGATGACGGGGACGTCCTGACCGCCCGCCCCGGTCTGCCCGGCCGCCCCGGTCCCCCCGGCCGCCTCGCTCGTCCTGCTCACGGCGCCCCCTGGGAGTTCCCCGGGGCCGCGCCCGGGTTCACCCCGGTGACCACCTCGTCGCCCTCCTTCAGGGCGCCGCGGGTGAGCGGGACGACCTCCACGAAGCCGTCGCCGGTCGTGCCGGTCCGCACCTCGATCCGCTCCTGCCGGCCGGTGCCGTCGACGGTGGTGACGACCGTCTTGCCGTCCACGCCCGCGGAGACGGCGGTGACCGGGACGACCAGGGCCTTGCCGTCGGTGGAGGCGGCCTCGATGGTGAGGCGCACCTCCTGGCCCGCGAGGCCGGAGGGCAGTTCGCGGGTGGGCTCGACGGTGAAGAGGTAGCCGACGGCACCGTTGCCCTGCGCGCCGTCCCCTCCCGCGCCGTCGCCGCCGGAGCCGGAGCCCTGCGTGCCGGACTGCTGGTCCTGCTGCTGGGACGGGGTGTCCGCGACCGAGACCACTCGGCCGGTCGTCTCCTGCCCCGTCGTCTCGGCGAGGATCCGCACCTTCTGCCCGGCGCGGATCAGCCCCTTCTGGTGGTCCTGGAGATAGCCCTGGGCCATGAGCCTGCCGGAGGAGAGGGTCATCGCGGTGCCGGAGACCTGCGCCCCCGGCCGGGCCGTGACGGTGGCGACCCGGGCGGGGAAGGCCCGTACGAAGACGACCTCGGCCGCCGGGACCATCGGGCCGGCCGCCGCCTCCGCCTTCGCGAGCGCCTCGCGGGCGGTCTCCAGGTCCTCGGCGGCCCGGTCGCGCGCCTTCTTCAGCGTCTTCTTCTGTGCGTCGTCCGTGGTGGCCGCGAGCGCGTCGCGGGCGTCCACGAGGGCCCGCTCGGCACCGGTGACGGAGGCCTTGGCGCCGTCCACGGCCGCGCCGTCGTCGTCGACGGCGGGCTTGGGGTCGTAGCCGATGGAGGAGTAGAACTCCTCGACCGCGTTCTTCGTGCCGGGCCCGAAGGTGCCCTTCTCGTCGCCGCCGCGGCCGTGGCCGAGCGCGTCGAGCGCGTCCTGGAGCTGCTTCACGTCGTCGCCGGTGGCGCCGGGCTTGAGGTCCCGGTAGACGGGCAGGCCGCCGCGCAGGACGAAGACGGGCCGGCCGGATATCTCCAGGAGCACCTTCCCCGAGCGCACCGCGTCCCCGCTCTTCACGGACACCTTGGTGATCACGGGGGCGGCGCCGCCCTCGCCGCCCGCCGAGACGGGCGCGACCTGGATGCTCTGGCCTGCGGCGACGGTGCCGCGCAGGACGACCGTCTCCGCGAGGACCCGGTTCTCGACCCGGGCGATCAGCACGTCCTGCGGTGGTGGCTTCGCGTCGGCCGCGACCTGCGCGGGCGACTTGATGAAGGCGGTGGCCGCCACGCCGGCGCCGGTCAGGGCCACCGCCCCCGCGACGAGGGCGGCGACCCAGAACCGGCGCCGGTTCATCCGGGCGCCCCCGGCGTCGCCGCCGGGGGTCCGGGAACCGTCCGCGATCCCGCCCGGCGGCTCCGCGCCGGGCGGGGTCGTGCCGGCCGGGGTGTCGTCAGCCACCGACGACCGTCCCGCCGTCTCCGCCCGCGGCCTTGGGGCCGCAGGCCTTCAGCGCCGCGATCACCTTGGGGTCGCCCTTCATCCGCTCGCCCAGGGTCCCGTCGAGCGCCACTTCGCCCGTCGCCGGGTCGGGCTCCGGGTAGTCGGCGACGCCCTCCTTGCGCATGCAGGCGGAGAGCTTCCTGGCCGCTTCCAGTTTCGCCGGGTCGGCCTGGCCCTTCCCGGGCTGCTTCGCGGCGCACGCCTTCTCCGCCGCGGCCACCGCCTCGGGCTTGTTGGCGTCCTTGTCGACGCGCTTCTCCCCGCCCTCGCTGTCCTGGAGCTTGAGCCCCTGGGCGCCGAGGCAGTCGTAGTAGGCGGCCCAGCCGCCGGCGCCGTTCGAGGGCGCGGAGGAGGGGGCGGCGGAGGTGGAGGCGGTGGTCTTCGCGGTGCTCGGCTCCGACCGGGTCGCGCCGTCCCCGTCACTCGAGCACCCCCCGAGCCCGAGGGCGAGGATGAGTACGGGCACAGCCATGAGGCGTCTCATCAGAAACGGTCCTTCCGACGGGGATTCCCCGTCTACGGGGCGTCATGGGAACGCGCAGGAGGGGGCCGACGCGGCGTTGCGCTACGCCACGTACAAGGCCCCTGCGCGATAGGTCTGCGGCGCCCGGCGGGCACCTCGACGCGACGAGCATATCCGGGGGCGGCCCGACCGGTAACTGTCTCAACGGACAGTGGACGCCGCCGAGTTGGCAGTGCTCGTATGGACCCCGGCCCACTCCGGGCCACAGTGAACCCATCAGCAACAGCTACGTGAAAGGCAACGACATGCAGCGCACTGCACTCCGTCGCGTCGCCGCCACGGCCATCGCGCTCGCCGCCATCGGCGCCGGCGCGCTCGCCACGGCCGGCTCGGCCTCCGCGGCCACCGGCAAGAACGGCTACCTGGAGAGCGGCGAGTTCGGCCTGTTCTACAACTCCGGTCAGGCCGGTGCCGTCTGGGACCTCTACGTCGCGGACGACAACTTCGACGGCGACCGCTTCCCCGGCCCGGGTGCCGGTGCGGGCGAGTCGGTGAACGACAACACCGCCTCGTACTACAACGCCGACTCCCTGACGTGGTGGGTCTACACCGACGCCTACGCGGGCGGCATCGAGGGCAGCCTGCCGGCGGGTTACGTCGGCAACGCGTCCACGAACTTCAAGAACCGCATCTCCTCCGCGTACCACTACAAGGCCCGTTGATCACCAGGGTCTCGTGAAGCACCACCCAGCTGATCCGCCGGAGTAGCCTCACGGCCCCGGCGCACGCACCACCGCGGCAGCCGTTGCTCCGCCCGAATGAGGCGGGCAGAGCAACGGCTGCTCCCATGGTAGACACGCACACGTCCCTGGAGCAGCCCCATGCGTCCAATCGCCGCCCGCGCGACCGTTCTCCTGTTGAGCGCCGCGCTCCTCACCGCCTGTTCCTCCGAGTCGGACGGCGGCGGTGGCGACGGTTCCGCGCAGGAGCCCGCGATCGGGACGATCCCCCGGATGCTGTCGACGACCGGCCTCTCGTACCCGCTGGACGCCTACGCGACCACCGACGACCAGCGCCGCAAGCTGGAGCAGGCACAGGCCCGGGTGACCAGCGACTGCATGAAGCGTTTCGGCTTCGACTTCGAGCTGCCCCTGACGCCCGCCGTCG contains these protein-coding regions:
- a CDS encoding ABC transporter permease — its product is MRRSPKGEGPHEESPKRRRVVEPSRLAARDVLSEAVAGMLQRPGRSVLTALGTVLGVGTFVAILGLTATTSSQIDSRFDLLTATEVTVEDVARDQNEFADPAFPADADARIERLGGVEDAGVYWTVRLAPGTAVRSAPVGDGTGSERIEVVAASPGALRAAAPTLAQGRLYDEFASGSGQPVAVLGKSVADRLGITTLETRPAVFIGDEPFTVAGIIDDVKRRADVLMSVTVPRTTAEKLWGPPQQGDAKMLITTATGAAAQIAREAPVALRPDHPEYLKSVPPPDPKSLRAGVTDDLDQLFLLLAAVSLVIGAVGIANTTLVAVLERTGEIGLRRALGARGRHITVQFLTESGALGTMGGLVGTALGVSTVIAVALVRDWTPVMHTGTVVAAPAVGLVTGVVAGLYPAWRASRIEPAEALRR
- a CDS encoding peptidoglycan-binding protein produces the protein MADDTPAGTTPPGAEPPGGIADGSRTPGGDAGGARMNRRRFWVAALVAGAVALTGAGVAATAFIKSPAQVAADAKPPPQDVLIARVENRVLAETVVLRGTVAAGQSIQVAPVSAGGEGGAAPVITKVSVKSGDAVRSGKVLLEISGRPVFVLRGGLPVYRDLKPGATGDDVKQLQDALDALGHGRGGDEKGTFGPGTKNAVEEFYSSIGYDPKPAVDDDGAAVDGAKASVTGAERALVDARDALAATTDDAQKKTLKKARDRAAEDLETAREALAKAEAAAGPMVPAAEVVFVRAFPARVATVTARPGAQVSGTAMTLSSGRLMAQGYLQDHQKGLIRAGQKVRILAETTGQETTGRVVSVADTPSQQQDQQSGTQGSGSGGDGAGGDGAQGNGAVGYLFTVEPTRELPSGLAGQEVRLTIEAASTDGKALVVPVTAVSAGVDGKTVVTTVDGTGRQERIEVRTGTTGDGFVEVVPLTRGALKEGDEVVTGVNPGAAPGNSQGAP
- a CDS encoding ABC transporter ATP-binding protein, with the protein product MEFRAVSLTYPGPPPVAALKPCELTVHQGEFITVVGPSGSGKSTFLNVAGLLDAPTGGTYLLDGIDTAALRDGERTALRGRRIGFVFQSFHLLPHRSATENVTLSMVYSAVPRAERRARARTALERVGLGHRAEALPGRLSGGERQRVAIARALAGRPSLLLCDEPTGNLDSDNAGAVLDLLGELHASGMTIVVITHDAEVAERGERTVTIRDGTLSEPAREGRA
- a CDS encoding peptidase inhibitor family I36 protein, which gives rise to MQRTALRRVAATAIALAAIGAGALATAGSASAATGKNGYLESGEFGLFYNSGQAGAVWDLYVADDNFDGDRFPGPGAGAGESVNDNTASYYNADSLTWWVYTDAYAGGIEGSLPAGYVGNASTNFKNRISSAYHYKAR